GACCAGGGTGTGCCGCAGGCCGCCGGGGGCGCCGACCGCGGCCAGCACCACCGTGCCGTAGCGGTCGGTGAGTTCGTACGGTTCGGTGATCGGGTGGGCGCCGCGGTCCACGGCGTAGTCGTACGCGGCGTAGCCGTCGGGCACGTCCAGGACGAGGTCGGTGACGCCCTCGCCGTACCGGTCGAGGTGGTCGGCGAGCCGGCGGCCGCGGTCGGTGAGGACCTGGAGGACCGAGGTGAGCACGTAGCGGGTGGGGCCGCACTGGAAGACGTAGCCGACGGTCTCCGGGTCGCCGGTCTCCGGGCCGCTGTAGGCGGTGCACGGCAGGGCGAGGGTGGCGCAGTAGTAGTGGGCGGCCCGGCGGGCGTCGTGGACGGCG
The window above is part of the Kitasatospora sp. HUAS MG31 genome. Proteins encoded here:
- a CDS encoding VOC family protein; this translates as MTHIFTAASTATAVPPAAGAPDGFRPVAGPDAVHLAVHDARRAAHYYCATLALPCTAYSGPETGDPETVGYVFQCGPTRYVLTSVLQVLTDRGRRLADHLDRYGEGVTDLVLDVPDGYAAYDYAVDRGAHPITEPYELTDRYGTVVLAAVGAPGGLRHTLVERTAYSGPYLPGYLPVPPELRPPTGSLV